One Triticum dicoccoides isolate Atlit2015 ecotype Zavitan chromosome 3B, WEW_v2.0, whole genome shotgun sequence genomic window, CATTAACAATAGTCACAAGGGAGCAAATGTACCTTGAGAACTTCTTGGCAGTTCTTATACGCATTGTACTGCATCAACAAATGCTTGGAAGGACCCAAGCCAGTGATACAAAATCCTTCGATACTGATTGCCCTAGGTAGTTGGCAACAATTTCATGCAAAGATCTATCAACCAAAGAATACTTGCTCCAGTTCCCAAAGCTTCCAGTGAAGTACAAGCAGTCTCTTCGAACTCTCGGATGATCTGGACCAAGGCAACCAGCAAACTCATGCATATTAAAGAACAAGCTACAACCACCAAGGCTATGTGTCCTCGCCCACTTCCTCTCCTTGGATTGCCACTGGAACACACGGTACAGCCTTCTTCTGATAATTAGCAATAGCTCACCATGACACTCTGCGAGCCAGGCCGCCAAATTACCATC contains:
- the LOC119280120 gene encoding uncharacterized protein LOC119280120, which codes for MSASASRPELRIRHLLTGERARLPDPPKCVGGILFSNDLILAFTPWHRDTYYCRIGVAQWQAARCDEGYNIHSLMFVKGTLYALIYPNYRLAVVELDNNSVVLSFLGEELSARTVPDGNLAAWLAECHGELLLIIRRRLYRVFQWQSKERKWARTHSLGGCSLFFNMHEFAGCLGPDHPRVRRDCLYFTGSFGNWSKYSLVDRSLHEIVANYLGQSVSKDFVSLAWVLPSIC